A DNA window from Impatiens glandulifera chromosome 7, dImpGla2.1, whole genome shotgun sequence contains the following coding sequences:
- the LOC124910058 gene encoding transcription factor bHLH93-like encodes MEYNMINEEGLIMEDFFNNGWPELDCFDQYPSSFELNHQPFQSSFFTDHHQQQQHYSHNNNLNQLSNSVLGGMVQEDIVPDGNHVFLSHLDDQDQDQVPEYKPNMSMKGKKLNGQPSKNLMAERRRRKRLNNRLSMLRSIVPKISKMDRTSILGDTIDYMKELVERIKILQQEQEQEQDDGLLLESNNHLLSIFNSNNDDHMMKPNEVLIRNSPKFDVERKEKGESSRVEIMCGAKPGLLLSTVTTLEALGLDIQHCVISCFNDHFSMNASCQDNNLDDQIIITSSEEIKQALSRNAGYGHAAAAGS; translated from the exons atggaaTACAACATGATCAATGAAGAAGGACTAATTATGGAAGATTTCTTCAACAATGGATGGCCAGAGCTTGATTGTTTTGATCAATACCCATCTTCCTTTGAATTAAATCATCAACCCTTTCAGAGCTCTTTCTTCACTGACCAccaccaacaacaacaacactaTAGTCATAACAACAACCTTAATCAATTGTCTAATTCAGTTCTAGGGGGGATGGTCCAAGAAGATATTGTGCCCGACGGTAATCATGTTTTTCTGAGCCATTTGGATGATCAAGATCAAGATCAAGTCCCAGAGTATAAACCAAACATGTCGATGAAGGGAAAGAAATTGAATGGGCAGCCATCAAAGAATCTCATGGCCGAGAGACGTAGGCGAAAGAGACTCAACAACCGACTCTCCATGCTTAGATCCATAGTCCCAAAAATCAGTAAG ATGGATAGGACATCTATATTAGGGGATACCATAGATTACATGAAGGAACTAGTAGAGAGGATCAAGATCTTGCAGCAGGAACAGGAACAAGAACAGGATGATGGATTATTATTAGAGTCTAATAATCATTTATTAAGCATCTTCAATAGTAATAATGATGACCACATGATGAAGCCCAATGAAGTTCTCATTAGAAACTCACCCAAG TTTGATGTGGAGAGGAAAGAAAAGGGTGAAAGTAGTAGGGTGGAGATAATGTGTGGTGCAAAACCAGGGCTTTTACTTTCAACTGTTACAACTCTTGAAGCTTTGGGGCTTGACATTCAACATTGTGTCATTAGCTGTTTTAATGATCACTTTTCTATGAATGCTTCTTGTCAG GATAATAATTTAGATGATCAGATAATTATTACAAGTTCAGAAGAAATCAAGCAGGCATTGTCTAGAAATGCAGGTTATGGACATGCTGCTGCTGCTGGGAGTTAA
- the LOC124945644 gene encoding auxin-responsive protein IAA8-like — protein MSQPALLRIGDDDGRSAVTLLASSDSVGTNLKEINYMGLSDCSSMDSSANSEKGKLNIKATELRLGLPGSQSPERELDEKPLFPLHPSKDLLSQKTVISGCKRGFSDTMDKFHANSVSNVIKDCSGVIPPKMKESTVVHPQNETTGNEKVENKNAPATKAQLVGWPPIRSYRKNTLTTASKNAEEESDVKAGQCALFIKVSMDGAPYLRKVDLRNYTAYTMLSSALEKMFSCFTIGQYGVQGKDKETMNECKLKDLLSGSEYVLTYEDKDGDWMLVGDVPWEMFIDTCKRLRIMRSSDAIGLAPRAMEKSRSMMN, from the exons ATGTCTCAACCAGCTCTGCTTAGAATTGGGGATGATGATGGTCGGAGCGCTGTCACCTTGTTGGCATCTTCGGACTCTGTAGGAACAAACCTAAAAGAGATTAACTATATGGGTTTATCAGATTGTTCTTCTATGGATAGTTCTGCGAATTCAGAGAAAGGTAAACTTAATATAAAGGCGACTGAGCTTAGGCTTGGTCTTCCTGGATCTCAGTCACCAGAAAGAGAACTTGATGAGAAGCCTCTCTTCCCATTGCATCCTTCAAAGGATTTGTTATCTCAGAAGACAGTAATTTCAGGCTGTAAACGTGGATTCTCTGATACTATGGATAAATTTCATGCTAATTCTGTTTCCAATGTGATTAAAGATTGCTCTGGTGTTATTCCACCGAAAATGAAAGAGAGTACTGTTGTTCACCCTCAAAATGAAACCACAGGTAATGAAAAGGTGGAAAACAAGAATGCTCCCGCGACCAA GGCGCAGCTTGTGGGTTGGCCTCCGATCAGATCATACAGGAAGAACACATTGACTACAGCTTCGAAAAACGCCGAGGAAGAATCGGATGTCAAAGCTGGCCAGTGTGCTTTGTTTATCAAGGTGAGCATGGATGGTGCTCCTTATTTAAGGAAAGTTGATCTTAGAAATTACACAGCATATACAATGCTCTCATCTGCACTTGAGAAGATGTTTAGTTGCTTTACCATAG GTCAATATGGTGTTCAAGGAAAAGATAAAGAGACGATGAACGAGTGCAAACTGAAGGATTTGCTGAGTGGGTCTGAATATGTTCTTACTTACGAGGACAAAGATGGCGATTGGATGCTCGTGGGCGATGTTCCGTGGGA GATGTTCATTGATACATGTAAGAGGCTGAGGATTATGAGGAGTTCAGATGCTATTGGCTTAG CTCCAAGGGCCATGGAAAAATCTCGAAGTATGATGAACTAG
- the LOC124945675 gene encoding CBL-interacting serine/threonine-protein kinase 8-like — MVVRKVGKYEVGRTIGEGTFAKVKFAQNTETGESVAMKVLDRSTIIKHKMMDQIKREITIMKLVRHPNIVHLHEVLASRTKIYIILEFVTGGELFDKIVHHGKLSEAESRRYFQQLIDAVDYCHSKGVYHRDLKPENLLLDSLGNLKISDFGLSAFPGVGVSLLRTTCGTPNYVAPEVLGHKGYNGAVADVWSCGVVLYVLMAGYLPFDEIDLTSLYSKIDKAEFSCPTWFPVGARSLIHRILDPNPETRIVIEEIRNDEWFKRDYIPVKPTEYEDVTLDDINAAFDQHEEEGNIVDQYRRSEEEEESPLTLNAFDLITLSQGLNLSTMFDRGQEGSLKHQTRFVSQKPPKVVLSTMEVVAQSMGYKTHIRNFKMRVEGLSANKTSYFSVILEVFEVAPTFLMVDIQKAVGDGSEYLEFYKNFCNNLDDIIWNPPSSDISKSRVAKTRSKRR; from the exons ATGGTTGTTAGAAAGGTAGGGAAGTACGAGGTTGGCCGGACGATCGGTGAAGGAACCTTTGCTAAGGTTAAGTTCGCCCAGAATACTGAGACCGGCGAGAGTGTAGCTATGAAAGTGTTGGATCGGAGCACAATTATCAAACATAAGATGATGGATCAG ATTAAGAGGGAGATAACAATAATGAAGCTTGTTAGGCATCCAAATATTGTTCATCTTCATGAg GTTCTGGCTAGCCGCACTAAGATCTATATAATCTTGGAATTTGTTACGGGTGGtgaattgtttgataaaata GTTCACCATGGAAAACTTAGTGAAGCTGAATCTAGGAGATATTTCCAACAGTTAATTGATGCTGTCGACTATTGCCATAGTAAAGGCGTCTATCATAGGGATCTGAAG CCCGAAAATCTCTTGCTAGATTCGCTAGGAAATCTAAAGATTTCGGATTTTGGACTTAGTGCATTTCCTGGAGTT GGAGTGAGTCTCCTTCGGACAACTTGTGGAACTCCTAACTATGTAGCACCAGAG GTATTGGGTCACAAAGGGTACAATGGTGCTGTTGCGGATGTTTGGTCTTGTGGAGTTGTTCTATATGTTCTAATGGCAGGATATCTTCCGTTTGACGAAATTGATCTCACTAGTTTGTATAGTAAG ATAGataaagctgagttttcatgtCCTACATGGTTTCCAGTTGGAGCAAGATCTTTAATTCATCGGATCTTGGATCCAAATCCTGAAACT CGAATTGTAATTGAGGAGATAAGAAATGATGAATGGTTCAAGAGGGATTATATTCCTGTCAAACCTACTGAATATGAAGATGTTACTCTTGATGACATAAATGCTGCTTTTGATCAACATGAG GAAGAAGGGAATATTGTTGATCAATACAGGAGGAGTGAGGAAGAAGAGGAGAGTCCTCTGACACTCAATGCATTTGATCTTATAACTCTTTCACAAGGCTTGAACCTTTCAACGATGTTTGATCGAGGCCAG GAGGGCTCCTTGAAGCATCAAACGCGTTTTGTTTCACAGAAACCTCCTAAAGTAGTTTTATCTACAATGGAAGTTGTTGCACAATCTATGGGATACAAAACCCACATCCGAAATTTcaag ATGAGAGTGGAAGGCTTGTCAGCAAATAAGACTTCATATTTCTCAGTCATCTTGGAA GTCTTTGAAGTTGCTCCCACGTTTTTAATGGTCGATATTCAGAAAGCTGTTGGCGATGGCAGTGAATACCTCGAG TTTTACAAAAATTTCTGCAACAATCTTGACGATATCATCTGGAATCCACCAAGTAGTGATATTTCCAAGTCTCGGGTCGCCAAAACAAGGTCCAAAAGgcgttga